Genomic segment of Salvia splendens isolate huo1 chromosome 12, SspV2, whole genome shotgun sequence:
tgtgtgtggaccaatgtcaaccgAGGCAAGAGGTGGCTATCGTTAtttcatcacttttattgatgattactCGAAAGTCAGATATGTTTATTTGATGCGTTTCAAGTCtgaatcttttgacaagttcaaagaaTTTAAGGCTTATGCGGAGACGCATCATGGAAAACGTATAAAaagcctgcgatctgatcgcAGATGCGAGTACCTAAGTGCCGAGTTTTTGTCCTACTTATCGGTGgagggaattgaatcccaattgactgcgccTGGCACACCCTAGCAGAatggcgtggctgaaagaaggaataggaccttgttgaacatggtccgatcgatgatgagttatgcacgactacctatttcgttttggggacatacCTTGTTTTCTACAAAGATAGTCTCCTTTGCGCCAAGCGTAATACTCGACGTACATCTCAACGCGTGCCTCGTCCTCACTTGGCACGGGTGGCTTGTTCTCCTTGAAGAAGTTCACGACATCCAATGTTGTTAGGTAGAACTTCGATGGCTTCTCGGCGGGTGGCATCatccttggtgccattggtgccgAGTTTGTCCCATGAAAGGAACCAAGTCCGTTGCCCCGTAGGGGCAATATTTTGGTGAGGCACAAAACTCCCCATGTTTGCGTGGAGCACAGATCCCCCTGCATTCATGCCGACCCCGAAGGAGCCAGCACCCGTGTTGACCCCGAGGGGTCCAACACCCGTGTCGAATCTGAGggccccaacactcgatccaataaaggatccaatggaaccactaaaagtagaaccgaccgatccactcgaggtgaatCTAGAAGACGTCCCAAAGGGGTTGTCAAacacccaaggggttgttgatggaGTAGTTGAAAAGCCAGGAGTTGGAATCATCGTCACGGGGGATACCGACGTGTTGACTGGTGCAACGGAGGACACAGTAGATGGAACGGTGGTAGCGGCGGTGGACgggtcagtcgacatctccaagcaaaggTGTTGACTATGTTCAGTTGGTGTGTGTAAACTCCTTTAGTGGCAAGATTATCTCGTCTTGCAACTGTTGAATTTGAGTGTACGGAGATACAAACTTGCCAGgcgaaaattacacggaaacaaCTGAAAATTACACGAAAAACTTGTGGAAaacggtaagccgagtcgaggagtcctctttccgcaagacgagatacgccccgatagtgctctcggtttggcgtgtcgcccccaaagataaaacggcttcgtctctgaagtagtagcaccgctagcagcagagctccggcgaacgggagaaaggcgagggcagagcttcgacgggaagattatgcagagagggagagagcgtgtatgcaagaatgcttgagtTTGTTGTGTGTAGAATGCagggatgcatgcctatttataggccaagtccacccgcaggggTTGCTAGAGTCAACAAACATAATGTGTGTTATCAAGGCCAttgaccgtaaccgccgggggttattgatTGTTGCACTAGCCGTTGGGAGCTGAAGTGACACGATGCATctggacacactacacgacgggatacaccatggaccgtcggggaccttttgtctcccgctatgcgtcggggtccatcggggaccttttgtctcccatTATGCGttgggaccttttgtctcccgttatgcatCAGGGTCCATCGGGGACAACGTGGAATTTGAgttggtctaaaaagaatatgCGGGGCTTGAGTTGTgtgacatttttttttctgagacagactaaaaaggaaagtgtaacatctactatgagacggagggagtatcattttccCAAAACGAGTGCGAAAAAGAAGCGTCTCGTTTATcttggaacggatggagtactctTTTAGCATTTTTGTGTTACCCATAAACTCATTTCATTTATGGtaacataactcaccattttctctcttttcGATTATTAACCtttaatcaatattttaacaatttatttttgtttttacatTATCAATTGTGTTACTTGATAATGGACTAAGAGAACTATACATGGGGTGGACTTGTCATGATTTTCCTCTCAAATCAGTGTATTATATCGCTATGGGGTCTTTGATAAACCAAATAGTTTGCATGATACATTGAATGTTATCTCCATTCATCAAAAGCAAATGCTATAACACATAACCATTGTATTCAAAGCTAGAGTTTCAGATCTCATTCAAATTACTTTTTCATCGAACCCCATCACTTTATCATCGAACTGTCATTTTCATGTTTCCTTATCTCATATCATACTTTTTCTTCTTGCCTCAACTCTCGTTTTTAAAGTTCATTATTTTGCtagatataataataaaaaaacattcaTCAAACAAGCACTTAGTTCTATATCATGATAAACTGCATGGGTTTAATTTACTCTGGAATGCTTGATTTATGAAGCAAGAATCATACTTATAGGGacatgatattctattttattccggAGGGAGCTGatattagggatgtcaatcgggccaacccgttcaggttcgggccaacccgttcgggttgtcgggccattcgggtacgggctattcgggttatgattttttcgggttataaaagttcgaccctaaccctaacccttcgggtttcgggctaacccatcgggttattcgggtcaatgcgtatttttaattcttttaatattttcaaaaaataatacgtattttaaattttctttaattatatacatatttttaattaatcattcaataatgaaatacatatttttaattttctttaatatttttaaaaagattaagttatttaaatttaaataacttattcattacataattatttacaaaatatctatcaatagtatgtttatgtttatgtatttaaaacataaatcaacactttgtttcaaaattcaaacataaatcaattcgtagaaaattaaataaaattttcataacgtgagaggtgcatcgtagatgtaacaaaaatatcttgaattgttaaagagtgaattatcaagatgctggctaattggagtaactctaagttttcttgaattataattggtcaaatttaatttattccagctgtaaataagtcaaataataatttatctttgttttaagaatcatcaaagtacgcataattcaatgacgaagcggcgtcaaaacactttgcactattatattggaaatatactaaaagaaagcttttacaTACgcgtatttatgaatccatgaaccacatggtgatttttttttgtgatcttatatagtcggttgacgtatttggattttacatggttttagagggttgtcttggatgattttgattatatttctatattttggtatgtttacatgtttgttgagaaatgatagaaaattgattagaaaatgtacacaaaatatgtggatttgcagcagccttgtttgagtcaatgtttcttgCGATTTTGACGTCTGATAAatctctaatacatatcattctcttcctcttcgaaagagcttcgcgtggatatattgcacgcctcaatcggagctttgtagagaaagttatgaccgttacaaaaactgctcgctgtgcagaaaccttcaacccgacgggccgacccgtaacccgaacgggtcagcccgcctaacccgacaacccgaacgggtcagcccgaatggcccgattttaaattcgggctgcgaaattacagccctaaccctgtatttttatcgggttattcgggccggcccacgggttcgggttacattgacatccctagctgATATTGTCTCCACATATTTATTTAgttgttatgattttatttactttccatAGTGGTTAGGATTAGATTTGCTTTCCTAGTTTATAGGAGATCTTTTTGTACGACacatattatttattattatcaagcagaatgaagaattaaattattaatctcGTTCTCTCCTTCGGTTCTCCCTCTTGGAGAAACCGCCAATCTACGCTATTTTCCTCCCTTTGTGCTCtcttttcatataatatatTCAATAGGAATTAATCTCATACTAATTCCTATCAAATTGGTGCATTCATTAGGTTCTCATCCTCCTATTGATTTCTACCACCATATCCGTCTTGCTGTCAAACTCTCCTCCAGACTCTCCTACTCGGTTTTCTGATGTTAACCCCGTGAGGTGGATTTTGGATATTCAGGAATATTTTGACTATCACTTGTTCTCTGATGTTGATGGTCTGTTTTTTTTAGGTTGTTTTTTGACCATCCAGCATCTGTATGGCTCCACGAGTATCGACGCTCGAATCCTAATTGGTTATGGCAAGAATTTCTAGATGTTGTTTATCATAACTTTGATGAGGATTCCATTTACTTCGCCGAGACGAATAAActtctcaacaaaattatgGAAGTAGTTGCATATTTAGCAAAAAAAAGAGGCCACATCTGATTCTATCATCGAGCCCGTTGCAAAAAATGACGATGAGCCAACAACAAATGTCGAGTCTGATCCCTTCATCGGTGAGACGGTAAAAAATGATGACGAATTGCCACAAGCgttagatgaggcaatgaattTGGTGGAAACCAAATTTCCTCCAAATTCTCATAGCCCAAAAATTAATGTTGTCGTTATTGGTTATGTCAGTGAAGTTGCTAAAGAGATCTCATGCTCAAAGATGATTGCTAAAGAGATCTCATGCCCAAAGATGATTTCTCCATCACTCGTTGCAGTCCCAAACGATATAATTTTCTTTGCAGACGAAGATCCTAACAACGACAGCGACAATGAGATGGAAGATTATTTTGTTGACttccaccttgagggcaaggtggtTTTCAACGGTGAGAGAGTTGATAGGGACatgttattctattttattccggAAGGGACCTGATATTCTCtccgtatatttatttagtttatttatgcttatttagttgttatgaatttatttactttccatagtggttaggatttgatttgcttTCCTAGTTTATAGGAGATCTTTTTGTAcaacacatattataaatatgggTGGAGTCTTTTATTATTGTCAAGCagaatgaagaattaaattattaatctcGTTCTCTCCTTCGATTCTCCCTCTTGGAGAAACCACCTATCTACGCTATTTTCCTCCCTTTGTGCTCtcttttcatataatatataCAATAGGAATTAATCATATTAATTCCTATCAAATTGAGTCGATCCCATGGCTGTGGCTCTTTGCGTGAGTCTTGATGGAATGGGCTTGATGGAGTGATTGGGCTGCCCGGCACAGAGTAGGGTGACTCGATGATGTGAATCTCCAAAATTAGCCCAAGACTTGTTCTTGTAAAAAACAACACAATTGAAATTACAACAAACTAAACACACTacaacaaaaacataaaaacgcATTACATTGaaactaaataaaattttacaCTAAAAAAGATAGGTGTTCCATCCTACAAAAAgatagaacaaaaatagaatagACGAGGGGGATCGAAATGGAAGAAGTTGAGGTGTGAACAAATAACCTCTTGAAGACCgaaggacctccaccaaaaagatGATGGCAACCCTTGGCAACTTTTATCCAAGTAACCATTTATATCGACTCACTCGCTAGCTACACGACACTAGGGTATACTTTCGTTCAAGCTCCGCCACTAGAGGTATACTCTTTCGAGCTCCGCCCCTAGGGTATACTCTCACTCAAGCTCCGCCACTAGCTACATGGTGCTAGTTGTGAAAATTTACCAAGTGGCTAACCCCGGGCTAACCACAAAGTAAGCATAGCCCGGCAATGGATTTTTCCAAATATTCATCTCACCCAACATGGGGAGGAACTCTCACAAAGGAGACACTCTTTTTCTAAACTCAATCTATTCTTAATCTATTACAAATGATACAAAAGACCATATTTATAGATGTGGGAGGTTAGGAGATGAAAGGTCACTCAAACTAGGGTTAGAATATGAAAAGGCacttaaaataattcaaaatcccGCCTTTTGAATTCGTTCCGGATCTCCGATTGAgtcgtgcaagatactcacgcgaagctctttcgacgatgaagacaatggtagtcTTTGAATAGCATTTGGACATCATATAGATAGGCGAATCGTCACTCGAATCTGACCCCAATTGCGGATTGGCTCATTGTCACCTCTTTCACCTCACTTTCCATGGTTTAGCACTACCCGGTTTCGCATCACTCGAGGTCCCTATCACATACTCACACACAATTGTATATAAAACTCAATCAAGAATTTCAATCTTTGCTGACCTACAATTGTgaaaaattttagaaaaaatgcATCTTTTTATTCAAAGATAGGTTGTCGGGTTGAGCTTTAAACTATGGCACGCAAAATTTCTACTTTTCATTTATAAAGAGCGTAATCATTTTTTCTACCGTTAAACAATCCCAAATGGATGGACTATAACTTTAAATAATAGGGTCATTGGCGTGTAATATTACAGCTTTAACTATAGGGTCATCTCCACCTCACTCtctctattctctctctcttcaacaTAGTTCTCTATAGCCCGCGTCGACTTTCCGGCTAACAATGACAAGCCACCAATGCAAAATTTTGCCACATAGTGGATGGGAATGGGAAATTACCACCTTAAAGttcataatattatttttccaGGTCTGAAATTCATGTAAAAagtcaaaatttttgaaaatacttTGATATTAGTTGCcgataacaaaaaaataaaattctacatagttaaacaaataaatttgtAACACTCTACCATGGACATGggacagtggcggatccaggattaaaaaacggaggggtggaataaaataataaaataataaaatattaaatataatacttcaatatatttttttagcaaAATGAAAGTCTATTACAATTCAAGTAGCTCTAGCATCTGTTAACCGAGACAACTGATTTCTACGGGTATCCAGATCTTGAAAACGTTTCAAGATTCTTTCATTAGAAAGACTAGCAAAGATGAATCTTTCATTGTATACTACCAAACTGTCATTCAACCACTCATCTCCCATTCTATTCCGCAAGTCAGCCTTGACAAATTTCATTGCTGAAAATACTCTTTCAACAGATGCAGTCGCTACAGGTAAGATCAATACGAACTCAATCAGACGATAAATCAACGGAAAAACTTTATCTTTCTTGGTTTCAACAATCTTCTGAGATAGGCTAGCCAAATCTTCAATACCATTCAATCGTGCATCTCTTCTCACAACATCAACAAAAGTTTCAAGTTGTTTAAACAATTCAGTATGTTGAGTCGATGTGAAGTCCTTTGGGTAAAGAGTAGCAAGATGAACAAGCTTATGAACATTAAAAGCAGCGAAATCATTTTTTGGATCGAGGCATGCCATACAACTTAACAAGTCTGTGGATGCCTCAGAGAAACGATTTTCCATCTCCTGTGTAAGTAAGTCGACGACCTAATTGACACACAAGAAAGATTAAATATCAAGATTATTCTAATTTAGTAAATGAATaagatattaaatttcaaattacctGACAAAATATTTCAACGCGATAATGATGGTAGTTCTTGATGTTTGAACCATTCCTCTTACTTATCCGCTTTGGAGCATCATCATCCATGTTTGTTATTGAAATGTCATTTGCCCCACAAAAATCGTTCACTTCTTGCAAGAAAGTATCCCATCCATATTCTCGAAATGATCTCAAGCTTTCTTTCACATTCTCTATCAAGAAAATCGCATTTAATGGTTTTTTTTTCGGTCAACGGGGCGACGTCGGAGAcaacggagggggcggatatgGAAAATATACATCCGAGATAAGGGAAAATTAGTCGCACGGTggggcgaccgcccccaccTGCCCCCCCTCCCCCCGGATCCGCCACTGCATGGGGAGGTGCCACACCGACCGGGGACACCCCGGGTGGCACCTCCATTGCATATGGGGGCGGGGCAGGGTGGGGACCACTTTAAttagaaattttaatttctttatttcaGAGTTGAATTGACAAATGATAATTAGGATTAGATAATCATATTCCATGAtattgaattatatttgagCGCACATCATAGTATGAAACGCTTCAATATTCTCCATAAAAGCATTGGGTTAGCGTACATTATAATCCCTCCGGATCTATGAAGCATtgtcttatttttccattttgaagtgtccaaaaaatagtctaatttttaaaattagaaaatttctctcttatattttacctactttctctctctctctcgctcttactttatcaaattcttactccctccgtcccaaaataattgtcacacttttccatttcggttcgtccaacaataattgtcacacttcatttttaccataaatggtaagtaggtcacacattccactaacttatttcacttacattttattataaaactaatataaaaaatgtgagtcttacattccactaacttttccaaccttcttttctttacatttcttaaaactcgtgctcatAATAATAGTGACAATTATTTTGGAattgagggagtattataattcTTGTCATCTACCAATGAGATTGTTTTGCATGGATAGAGgaagtactaatattttatgcaatgtacaTAAAATTATCTCTAATTTCACTCTTCGTGAATTGtcacttaaataaattttagattttatttttccaagaactgattaaatataaattatgtaggcattatgtcattttaaataaattttagattttatttttccaagaactgattaaatataaattatgtaggcattatgtcattttaaataaattttagattttatttttccaagaactgattaaatataaattatgtagaCATTATGTCATTTTCAAGTTTTAATTCGATAAATAAAATAGGGTATTATATAGACCTCGAAAGACAAACCAGGAAAAATATATGGGCCCTATTAGGACAATACCAACACCCTAATTCCTAATACTATAACGACTACTCCCACCTGCTAATATTAGGGTTAGAGTCTTATTTAACTTTGGCACACACTGAAATATAAAGGAAACTGGATAGAAAAAGATAATCAAATGTAAACTcagttttatatattaattttatactttataaaatgtgagtggaatgagtaaGTGGTATGTGGGGTCTACCTATCATATATAGTAAAATTGAATCGGGATTCCTAATCGAGGACGAACTACAATGATAAATCGAGACTCCTAATAGTGAATGAAAGAAGTACATATACTAGTCATTTGTAACAAAAATCAACGCACAAGAGTATATCCCTCGTGTATCATTATGGAGCATGTAAAATATAACGCTGGGTCGGTGCAGTACACCGTACTGAAAATGTTGTATTGTATGTCGTACCAAAAATATCAGTTTTAAAGAATTTCATACCGTTACTGTATCAAAAGTTTTGGTATACCATCCTGTACGGTATATCAAACTTTCGGTATGGGTAATATCACTACTATTACCATATCAATATTTTGGTATATCGTACCGAACATTGATATACCGTAGAAGACGGTATACCAGACTTCGGTATACTATATCGTTATACTGTACTGTTTCGTATAActttatacaaaaaatatataaataaatttataaatgatTTATAAATGAATGGATATATTTATGGTTTTAATCCAAAATATTAATTAGTTACACATTTATAGAATGGACACATTTAATAATGAGAATATGAGACATATGTTTAAACTCAAACGCGTCATAAGATATGTAATTAATAACGTTTGATAAATATAATGTTGCAACTTATAAGCACATCACGAGAaatttaaagcatgttttaaaattcaaaataattctcatagtgaaattgaatttaataaaaatctaTAATATgcatattaaatataaaatgaaacttGTATAGTTAATTATATAATAGTAAGAATCATAATTGAAGTTTCAAATCAATTATCAAACAAGACGGGAAGAATAGAAAATATTGCACCTAGGTCTAACCCACCGACGCTTATTAGATTTTGGGTCAATCCTTATCGAATTGCGGGTTAATTGAGTTATATTTTatcggaaaataaaaaaattgccgATCCTAGCCAATTAAAATTTAGCTGGTTATTCGGACGAGCCCTTGGGTTTTCGGCTTCAATGGTATCTCTAATCGTTTATGGTGACATAAAGATATAAAAATGATCATAAATTTAAATGGTATCTCTAATTGTTTATAGTGACATAAAAGATATAAAAATGATCATAAATTTATATAGCAGTTGATTGACTCGGTCATATATTTATAAGTTGAGATGAAGACACTATCATTCTAATTCATAACGAGTATCAACCTAACATTAATGACTTCGTCATGATTCGTCATGAAATTAACATAGGGTTCTGAATCTtctgatcaattgagattttttaaaataattgagaattgagatgcattttcagtcaatcatttttattaaatgagtgatCCACAATTTGCCCcacggaaaatatttttagattaattaattatgaaatggcATAATGGTAATTTCACGGTAAATTTTACTCaataaattcttttttaattttaattttttttaagattttttttaaaatttttgtgtcaactacacacatataatgtcaactacatatacaattcatgacAATTGTACACATATAATGttaactataagttgttgacatttgatgtgcaggctattgacatttgatgtgcaggctattgacgataatacctcgagttgacataatctattTGCAGTTGGCATTTCGAAAATATTGTGGGTGAGtgactgaaaatgcatctcaattcttaattaagctaaaaaatctcaacctaataGGACCCTActgatatatattatatttgaaGTTATTAGACATTCAAATTAAATCAAGACCTGTGGCGTATAGTAGAATAATAACAATGCATCTGGCTCTGACTTTAGACTCCACAAATTaggcagaaaaaaaaataaagccaAATTGACAATTCTCTAGTACGAATTTCTTATACGTGTTTATGAACAAAAAGACAATGACTTTTCTAtgcttttgaaaaataaaacattatatgGTTGTCCTATATTGAGTAAAAATCCAACTTCCAGGCTGCATCTTGTACAAAATAAGGACCAAAATAATACAATATTTTAACTAAACGAATCATATTTCAAATCCTggttcattttttaattttgtagctGTATTTTTGGAGTTTTACATGCCTAGATATGTTGCAAGCTAGCTTTTGGCACGTTGACTTTGGCAATTGCTGTCATTTAATTATGGCCTATCCGGATTAGCTTATTCGGTGGATGTTTAATTTATATGAGACACGAGACACAAAGTTGCCATTTGAACACGTATATAACAGTAATGATTTATACTcctatcttttattttatccaagtatttttttatatctaaccatttataataaactcaaatccatttttaaatatatatcacattaaaaattaattttattttaataaattataccaaattcaaattttacatcATTTTTTAGTACATGTCTCATAAATTTTTGAAGTAGTTACAATATACACACATATTTCGTGTTATTTCATAGAAAAATGTAAACAATGAGTTTGtatttatagtataataattgATTTGGTTAGCAATGACATTTCAGCCCACATGACGCATCCACACTCACTTATCGAAGGTGACTCCAACCCCCAATTGATTGTTGGCGGATAAATACTATATCAACTAGTATCACACTATGCACGGCGCATATTATTTAtatcaaattataaaatattttttgaatattaaACAATACCCTTATATGGGTCTAAATTTATAAATGTATTTAATAATAAACATATAATATTACTACATTTGATCAAAATAGttacttttattaaaataaagttgTGATGTACTAAATTATGAATTTAGTATAATTTATGTAAAAAAATTGCGAAgagtaattttattatataatgatagTATTGATAAATGAGCATATTATATAGaacaaaaatattatagtaagtttaaaaattatttcaatGTACATATACATATTGTAATATAGATTACCATATTCCAATTTAATGTACATGCATTTTACTCATATTAAGattagaatttattttatttaaacaaaTAACCTCATACATGCATTCAACATTATAACTAATATAGTTAATGCTTTCTAAAATGACATTGAGTCTCAATCATAATAGAAACGATCGCAATTTATACTTTCtagtataatataaataaaactttTGTGCTAAAAATATGTACAAGTTTTAGTCATTTAAAAGTGAAAACCCATTTAATGTTGAGCTTTAAAACAGAATATTTAACTCTTGATATTCCGGTCCCTTCAGTTAAACTTTTTCCCAAATAATTGACAAATATCTTAATTCCGGGGTTCGTGATTTTACTAATTGAATGCGCAATTGATCTTGATGACGAATTTATCTGTCTATaacaaaaatacataaattggagtttgaaatttaaattttacaaaATACGCATATTAATTGGCTCTTAATTTCACCAATCCTCCTCCAACAATCAATACAGCCCAATGAAATACAATCTTATTCTAGGGCTAGAACTTAGAATAATAGAGAGATCAGCGCCTCTAATTCATCCACACACTTCTCTCTTCCTCCTTCATCTTCCTCGATTCTCCTTCCTTAAGACCTTAACAAAGCTTTTGTGgaacataaataaacaaatattacTTACTTTGTATACTTTGTTTGTCGTTGATATTTACATGCCACCCCGGTCGCAGTCGATTTCCTCTCCGGAACATcgcaaaataatatttttggcTCCTTGCTCGTGTTTTCATCGTTGCCGAAAAGCAGCAAGAGTCGGCTAAAGGAAAATGAGAAGATTACAGTAGATGAGAGATATATCCATAGGAGAAGGATGAAAGTTTATTCAATGTAGTTTGTTTTTTTTCAGGGGCGGATGAGAGATATATCCATAAGAGAAGGATGAGAGATATATCCATAAGATAAAGCGCATATTTTTTTGCAGGGGCGGACACACATAGGAGAAGggtggggcttaagccctcacccaaaatttaatttttttgtttt
This window contains:
- the LOC121757527 gene encoding uncharacterized protein LOC121757527; protein product: MDDDAPKRISKRNGSNIKNYHHYRVEIFCQVVDLLTQEMENRFSEASTDLLSCMACLDPKNDFAAFNVHKLVHLATLYPKDFTSTQHTELFKQLETFVDVVRRDARLNGIEDLASLSQKIVETKKDKVFPLIYRLIEFVLILPVATASVERVFSAMKFVKADLRNRMGDEWLNDSLVVYNERFIFASLSNERILKRFQDLDTRRNQLSRLTDARAT